CCCCGTCACGCAAGGCCCACCCAGGGGCGCGGGGAACGGCGCGGGGCGGGAGTGACGGCGCCGCACCTTCCGATTCGCGCCGTTCCCCGCGCCCCTCGGTGGTGAGCCGAGTGCGGGAAACCTAGGACCGGAAGGCCGCCGCCAGGGGGTCGGCCTTGGTGGCGAAGTCGGTGACCACGCCGGTCCAGGAGCCGTCGTGGAAGAAGAGGTCGACGCGGCCGCGCTGGGTGACGCCCTTGGCGTTGCGCCGGGCGTCGGTGACGGCCGCCCGCGGCTCCTGCCAGTGCACGGCGTCCTCGCGTCCCAGGACGTTCCACACCGGCGAGAGGTCCACCACGGCGAGGACCCGCCGGTCGGTGACGGCGAGCACGCCGCGGCCGAGCGCGCCGCGGTCGTGCATCCGGACCACGAACCGCCCGGCCGCGCTCCCCCAGTCGCCGCCCATGCCGCGGCCGTGCCACAGCGAGTCCGGGACGGCGTCCTCCATCGCCTCCTGCGCGGCGCCGGCGGCCGTCGACAGCGGGTTGAGGGCCGCCTGCACCTTGGCCAGGGCGGCGAACGGCTTGGCGATCCGCCGTTCCAGGGCGTTCTGCGGACGCGGCGTCAGCAGCCGCTCCGGCGGCCGCGGGATGCCCGGTGCGAGCTCGAACGCGGCCGCGCCGACCAGACGTTCACCGGCCTGCAGGAACGGGGTCACCCGGTCCTGGTCGCTGGTGTCCGGCATCGCTGTGCACTCTCCCCTTCGTGTGGATGCCCACCGCTCCGGTCCCCTCCCCGGGACCGGAGCCGCCGAGCGACTCGCGCGTCAGCCCGACCCGCAGGTCAGTCGGCCGAGCGGCGCTGGCGCCCGGTGCCGTAGTTGGAGCCGCTGCGCGAGCCGGAGCCCGGCTTGGAGCGGCCCGAGGAACGCCCGATGAACCCCGCCGCCGTACGGCCGTCGCCGCCCGCGGCGCCGCCCATCCGCTGCTTGGGGCGCGGCCGGCGCGGGTTGCCGTTGGCGTCCACGTCCTTGGGCAGCCCGGACTGCTTCGACCGCGGCCGGCGCCGGGCCTGCCCCGCGTCGCCGTCCCGACCGGACGCACCACCGGAAGCGCCGCCGGACGCACGCCCCCCGGTCCGCTGCCCGGGCACCGCCGCGCCCTGCGAGACGGCCGCCGCAGCCACCGCGCCGGCCTCACCCGGCACCGGCAGCGCCACCGGCACGCCGGTGGGCGTCCGGGCGCCGGTGATCCGCTTGAGGTCGGCGTCGTCCGGGCGGGCCTTGGTGATCGTCGGGCGGATCCCGGCGACCGACATCAGCCGGTTGACCTCGCGGCGCTGCTCGGGCAGCACCAGGGTGACCACGGTGCCGGACTCGCCGGCCCGGGCGGTCCGGCCGCCGCGGTGCAGGTAGTCCTTGTGGTCGATCGGCGGATCGACGTTGACGACCAGGTCGAGGCCGTCGATGTGGATGCCGCGGGCGGCGACGTTGGTGGCGATCAGCGCGGTGACCTGGCCGTCGCGGAACTGGTCGAGCACCCGGTTGCGCTGCGGCTGGGACTTGCCGCCGTGCAGGGCGGCGGCCACCACGCCGTTGGCGCGCAACTGCTTGGCCAGCCGGTCGGCGCCGTGCTTGGTGTGGACGAACATGATCACCCGGCCCTCGCGGGCGGCGATCCGCGCGGTCGCCTCGGCCTTGTCGGCCGGGTCGAGCTGGATCAGGTGGTGGTCCATGGTGGTGACCGCGCCCGCCGAGGGGTCGACGGAGTGGGTCACCGGGTCGTCCAGGAAGCGGGTGACCAGGCGGTCGACGTTGCGGTCCAGGGTGGCGGAGAACAGCATCCGCTGCCCGCCCTCCTCGACCTGCTCCAGCAGCTTGGTGACCTGCGGCAGGAAGCCCATGTCGGCCATCTGGTCGGCCTCGTCGAGGACGGTGATCGCGACCTCGTCCAGGTGGACGTCGCCGCGGCCGATCAGGTCGTCGAGCCGGCCCGGGGTGGCGACCAGGACCTCGGTCCCGCGTCGCACCTGGTTGGACTGCCGGGTGATCGACATGCCGCCGACCACGGTGGTGATCCGCAGGTTCAGCGCGATCGCGTACGGGGAGAGCGCCTCGGTCACCTGCTGGGCCAGCTCGCGGGTGGGCACCAGGACCAGCGCCAGCGGGCGGCGGGTGCTCGCCCGGCGGCCGGCGGTCCGGGCCAGCAGCGGCAGGCCGAACGCCAGGGTCTTGCCGGAGCCGGTCCGGCCGCGGCCGAGCACGTCGCGTCCGGCCAGCGAGTCGGGCAGGGTGGCGGCCTGGATCGGGAAGGGCTCGGTGACGCCCTGGCCGGCCAGCGCGCCGAGCAGCGCCTTGGGCATCTCCAGCTCGGCGAAGCTCTCCGCCGGCGGGCGGGCCGGGGTGCCCTGGACGACGGTGAAGTCCTCGGCGGGCCGCGGCGCCGGGCGGCGGGCCGCCTGGCCGGAGCGCGCGGCGGCGGGGCCGGTCCGGGGCGCGGTGCGCGGACGGGAGGAGCCCGTCCGGGAGCGGGCGGCGCGGTCGCGGGACGGCGCGCCCTCGCGGGCGGGGCGGGAGGCGCGGTCGCGCTGCGGGCGGGAGGCGTCGGTCATGCTGCTTCCATTCCTGGTCGGCCGAGGCCACGGGTTCTCGCCGTGGCGGTGGGGCCCGGATACGGGCGTCCCCGGCCCGGTGGGCACGGGGAGGGTCGGCCGTCAGGAGTGGTGGATCACCGGTCGCCGCCCCGGCCGTTCGGCGGCATGGACGAGGGCCCGCACCCTGCGGTGCGGGCCCTCGCCGTTACGCTGCGAGTCGCCTCTGGGGCTGGACTCAGATGGCGCGGATGTTCTCCGCCTGCGGGCCCTTCTGGCCCTGGGTGACGTCGAACTCGACCTTCTGGCCCTCGACGAGCTCACGGAAGCCGGTGGACTGGATGTTCGAGTAGTGGGCGAACACGTCAGCGCCGCCACCGTCCTGCTCGATGAAGCCGTAGCCCTTTTCGCTGTTGAACCACTTCACGGTGCCGGTAGCCATAACCGTCTCCAAACTCACTGGGGCGTCAGAGCCCACACCTCGTGGGCCCCAAGTAGCCGCGATCCCCATCCGGAGACAAAACACCGGACAAAACAAATGCGCCTGTTGGTTGGAACCAGCAGGCGCACACACACGTTCATGGGAACCAATACTGCAACTGCTCCGACTGTAGCACGGCGGACCCGGCAGCAGAGGAAAAGTCTTCCTGGTCACACCGTGTTTGCCGGGTACGGAGCGGGGGCACGCGGACCTCTCGGCCCACGTGCCCCCGCCGACCCGTGCCGGGCTCGGCCCCCGCCCTACCGGGCTCGACCTCCGCCCGGACCGGACGCGGCCGCCCGGACCGGACTCAGTGGAGTCCGGCCGGCTCCGGCGTGCGCGCGGCGACCGGCTCGACCGGGCCGTGCCCGCCGATGTCGCCGTGGCCCGGCCACCAGGCTGCCCGGCCCAGCAGCGCGGTGAGCGCCGGGGTGAAGAACAGCGCCATCACGAAGGCGGCCAGGAAGATGCCGAACGCCATCGCGAAGCCGAACTCCAGCATGAACACGTTGCCGGCCAGCATGAACGTCGCGAAGGACGCCGCCAGGATGAAGCCGGCCGCCGCGACGGTCGGGCCGCCGTGGCGCAGCGCCTCGCGCGCCGCCTCGCGCGGGCTGCGGCCCTCCCGGGCCTCCTCCCGCAGGCGGGCGATGATCAGGATGTTGTAGTCGGTGCCGATCGCCACCACGAAGAGGTAGATGAGGATCGGCAGCATGAACATCATGCCCGGCTCGCCCTTGAGGTTCTGGAAGAGCAGGGTCGCGGCGCCGAGAGTGGCGGTGAAGCCGAGGCCTACCGAGGCCATCAGGTACCACGGGGCGACCACGCTGCGCAGCTGCAGGCCCAGGATCAGCAGGATCAGCAGACCCGCGATCGGGAAGACCGTCTTGTAGTCCTGGGTCATCGCCAGGTTGATGTCCTTGTAGATCGCGCTCAGACCGCCGACCTTCGCCTCGGTGCCGGCCGGGGCCTGGCTGTGGGCGACCTTGCGGAGCTCGGTCACGGCGTCGATCGCCTCGTTGCTGTCCGGCTTGTCCTTCAGCATGACGGTGAAGTCGGCCGTGGTGCCGTCCTCGCTGAGCTGCGGCTCGGGCGCGGCCTGGGCCACTCCGGGGACCGCCCCCAGCACGGCGACGTACCCCTTGAAGGTGGCCGGGTCGAGCTTGGCGCCGCCGTTGCCGGTCAGGTAGACGTGGCTCGGGTCGGCCGCGCCGGCGGAGAAGCCGTGGGCCAGCTTGTCCTGGACGACCATCGACTCCTTCTCCTTGGGCATGGAGCTGCCCGCCAGGTCGAAGATGCCGTTGTAGTTGAGGGTGCCGGCCGACAGCGCCAGCAGCACGCCGCCGGAGGCCAGGGCGACCATGGCGGGGCGCTTCTGGACCATCCGGCCGAGCGCGGTGAAGCGGGCGTTGCCCGGCTCCTGCATCCACTTCTTGCCGGGCCAGAAGACGCCGCGGGCCGGGATGACCGCGAGCAGCGCCGGGGCCAGGGTGAGCGAGGCGAAGGCGGTGATGACGACCGCGATGGCCAGCGCCGGGCCGAGGGCCTTGAACATGCCGAGGCTGGAGAGGACCAGCACCGCGAAGGCGACGGTGACCGCGCCGGCCGCGGAGGCGATGGCCTCGCCGACCCGGCCGACCGCGTTGACGACGGCCTCCTTGCGGTCGTCACCGGCCCGCAGCCGCTCGCGGTAGCGGAAGGCCAGGAACAGGAAGTAGTCGGTGCCGACGCCGAGCACGACGACGATCAGGATCGCGGACAGCACCGGGGTGCTCTCCAGGTCGAACGCCTTGGTGGCGTACGCGATCAGGCCGTTGGCCGTCGGCATGGCGAAGAACAGCGAGACGAGCAGCGGCAGGATGCCGGCCAGGACGCTGCGGAAGATGATCCCGACGATGATCGCGACCAGCACGACGGTGCTCAGCGCGATGACGGCGTCGGCCGCGCCGGAGGCCTCCTGCTGGTCCAGCGACTGGGCGGCGGCACCGCCGAGCTGGAACTTGACGTCGGTCCCCTGGGCGAGCGCCTTGCCCTCGTCGCGCAGGTCCTTGGCGACGTCGCCGAACTGCTTGGGGTCCTGCTGCTTGATCTTGTCGATGGCGATCGGCGCGAGCGCGTACTTCCCGTCCTTCGACGTGGTCTGCTCGCTGACCGGGACGATCCGCTCGACGGCGTCGATCTTCTTGTCGGTCAGGCCCTGGACGATCTTGGCCACCGCGGCCTTGTCGGCCTCGGTCAGCGCGCCACCGTCGGAGCGCTCGAACAGCGCGAGCGCCGAGGGCGTGAAGCTGGCCGGAAACGCCTTCTCCTGGACGGCGGCGGCCTGGATCGACTCGTAGTGCTTGGGCAGGAACGACGCCTCGTCGGTCTGCGCGGTGACCGTCGGCGCGGAGACGGCGATGGCGATCATGCCGACCAGCCAGGCGGCGATCACCCACCAGGCCCGCCTGACGACGAATTGTCCGATTCGGTGGAACATGCTCGAAATGCCTCCTGGGCATGGTTCACCGCCGCCCCGGGGACGGGTACTGGGCAACGGCAGGACCGGACAGGTGCGCGGACGCGTTCCTTAGCCGGTCGGCAGGTAAGTATGTGCGGGCGCCATCCTACGAACCCTTACCCGCCTCCCGGCAACCGGGATTTCGCAGGCGCCCACCCCTAGGGGCAGCCCGGACGACTCCCCCGCACCATCGTGACGGGTCCCCGCCCCCTCCCACCTCCTGCTCCGGGGGGAGACGCCTCCCCCGCAGGGTGGATCCGCGACCGACCCCAGGGGAGGAGATCCGGCGCCCCGACCCTGAGGACAACCCCACCCCCGGGGCGGGGAGAGCCGGGGTCGGATCCACCCGCCGACCCGATGTCCCGTCAGTTCCGGTTTCCGTCGCGTCGATCGATCCGCCCGACCGCGCCGGCGGCCCGACCCCCGGCGGCCGCGGGCCGCCGCTCTCCCGAGGGAAACGACACCGTGAGACAAGGACTCGCCTCCGCCATGGGCACGTGGAGCGCCCGACACCGGAAGACGGCCGTCTTCGGCTGGCTGCTGTTCGTCGTGCTGGCCGCCTGGGAGGGACGCCCCGCGCACCCCGGTGCACTCCTTCCGGCAGCCGGCGTGGTGCACTCCTCCCAGTGGCCGACCTGGACGGGAGCGATCCGGTGGTGTTCGACGAGACACGGGCGCGGGCGGTGCTGCGGGCCGCGTGCACGACGGCGGGGCTGCCGGCCGGCGACCCGCGGGTGCTGGGGATGGGCGAGAACGCGGTGTTCGACCTCGGCGACCCCGCCGTGGTGGCGAAGGTGGGACGGACACCGGCGGTGTCCCGGGAGCCCGCGGTCGCCACGTGGCTGAGCTCACACGGGGTGCCGACGGTCCGCCCGTACCTGCCGGAGGCGGTGACGGCGCTGGGACATCCGGTGACCTTCTGGCACCGCCTCCCCGCGCCGGTCCGCCCGGCCCGCCCGGTCGACCTGGCCCCGCTGCTCGGCGCCCTGCACCGCCTCCCCGCCCCTGACCTCCCCCTCCCGCCGCGCGACCTGCTCGCGCCGGTCGACCGCTGGCTCGCCGCCGCCGGCGACGCGATCGACCCGGCCGACGCCGCGTTCCTGCGCCGCCGGAAGGAGAGCTTCGTCACGGCGGCGGCCGCCGTGGAGCCGCATCTGCCGCCGGGCGTGCTGCACGGCGACGCCCTGCCGCGCAACGTCCGGGTGACCGCGGACGGCCCGGTGCTGCTCGACCTGGAGAACGTTTCCGTGGACCTGCGCGAGCACGACCTGGTGGTGCTGGCGCTGGCTCAGGACCGGTACGGCGTACCGGCCCAGGAGTACGCGGCCTTCACCCGGGCGTACGGCTGGGACGTCCGGGAGTGGCCGCACGTCGCGGTGCTGCGCGGTGCGCGGGAGACGGCGAGCGCCGCGTGGGTGGCGCAGCAGGTGCCCGGAAATCCGGCCGCTCTGGGCGAGTTCCGTCGCCGGGTGGCCTCGCTGCGTGACGGCGGGGCCCCCGTACGATGGTTCGCGTTCTGACCATTCCGCTGAGCGGCGTCCGTAGAAGTGCCCGCTTCCTCCCGCGGAACCACCCCGATCGTGCCCTGCGTCACATCCCGCGACGCACCGCCCCACGGCGCCGGTACGACGCCAGGAGTAGTCCCATGGTGATTCGTTCCACTTTCTCCCGACACCGCCGTGCGCTCAGCGCCGGCGCAGCCCTGCTCGCCGTCCCCGCCCTGGCGGTGGCCCTCGGCAGCACCGACCACGAGAAGACGAGCAACACCGCCGCCCACGCGCCGGCGCAGAGCCCGAGCGGCTCCGCGGTGGCCGGTGCGGCCGGCCCGGGCTCCCAGCAGCAGCGCTCGGTGCCCTCCTCGCCCGCGTCCCCCTCGACGCCCTCCGACCCCACCGGCTCCGTC
The window above is part of the Kitasatospora sp. HUAS MG31 genome. Proteins encoded here:
- a CDS encoding cold-shock protein, whose protein sequence is MATGTVKWFNSEKGYGFIEQDGGGADVFAHYSNIQSTGFRELVEGQKVEFDVTQGQKGPQAENIRAI
- a CDS encoding phosphotransferase enzyme family protein, which produces MDGSDPVVFDETRARAVLRAACTTAGLPAGDPRVLGMGENAVFDLGDPAVVAKVGRTPAVSREPAVATWLSSHGVPTVRPYLPEAVTALGHPVTFWHRLPAPVRPARPVDLAPLLGALHRLPAPDLPLPPRDLLAPVDRWLAAAGDAIDPADAAFLRRRKESFVTAAAAVEPHLPPGVLHGDALPRNVRVTADGPVLLDLENVSVDLREHDLVVLALAQDRYGVPAQEYAAFTRAYGWDVREWPHVAVLRGARETASAAWVAQQVPGNPAALGEFRRRVASLRDGGAPVRWFAF
- a CDS encoding DEAD/DEAH box helicase, encoding MTDASRPQRDRASRPAREGAPSRDRAARSRTGSSRPRTAPRTGPAAARSGQAARRPAPRPAEDFTVVQGTPARPPAESFAELEMPKALLGALAGQGVTEPFPIQAATLPDSLAGRDVLGRGRTGSGKTLAFGLPLLARTAGRRASTRRPLALVLVPTRELAQQVTEALSPYAIALNLRITTVVGGMSITRQSNQVRRGTEVLVATPGRLDDLIGRGDVHLDEVAITVLDEADQMADMGFLPQVTKLLEQVEEGGQRMLFSATLDRNVDRLVTRFLDDPVTHSVDPSAGAVTTMDHHLIQLDPADKAEATARIAAREGRVIMFVHTKHGADRLAKQLRANGVVAAALHGGKSQPQRNRVLDQFRDGQVTALIATNVAARGIHIDGLDLVVNVDPPIDHKDYLHRGGRTARAGESGTVVTLVLPEQRREVNRLMSVAGIRPTITKARPDDADLKRITGARTPTGVPVALPVPGEAGAVAAAAVSQGAAVPGQRTGGRASGGASGGASGRDGDAGQARRRPRSKQSGLPKDVDANGNPRRPRPKQRMGGAAGGDGRTAAGFIGRSSGRSKPGSGSRSGSNYGTGRQRRSAD
- a CDS encoding MMPL family transporter; amino-acid sequence: MFHRIGQFVVRRAWWVIAAWLVGMIAIAVSAPTVTAQTDEASFLPKHYESIQAAAVQEKAFPASFTPSALALFERSDGGALTEADKAAVAKIVQGLTDKKIDAVERIVPVSEQTTSKDGKYALAPIAIDKIKQQDPKQFGDVAKDLRDEGKALAQGTDVKFQLGGAAAQSLDQQEASGAADAVIALSTVVLVAIIVGIIFRSVLAGILPLLVSLFFAMPTANGLIAYATKAFDLESTPVLSAILIVVVLGVGTDYFLFLAFRYRERLRAGDDRKEAVVNAVGRVGEAIASAAGAVTVAFAVLVLSSLGMFKALGPALAIAVVITAFASLTLAPALLAVIPARGVFWPGKKWMQEPGNARFTALGRMVQKRPAMVALASGGVLLALSAGTLNYNGIFDLAGSSMPKEKESMVVQDKLAHGFSAGAADPSHVYLTGNGGAKLDPATFKGYVAVLGAVPGVAQAAPEPQLSEDGTTADFTVMLKDKPDSNEAIDAVTELRKVAHSQAPAGTEAKVGGLSAIYKDINLAMTQDYKTVFPIAGLLILLILGLQLRSVVAPWYLMASVGLGFTATLGAATLLFQNLKGEPGMMFMLPILIYLFVVAIGTDYNILIIARLREEAREGRSPREAAREALRHGGPTVAAAGFILAASFATFMLAGNVFMLEFGFAMAFGIFLAAFVMALFFTPALTALLGRAAWWPGHGDIGGHGPVEPVAARTPEPAGLH